A stretch of the Syntrophorhabdales bacterium genome encodes the following:
- a CDS encoding amino acid ABC transporter substrate-binding protein has translation MRYVKALLFIGIVAGFLVPSVLCAQSAKFRIGCELPLTGVFGKDGNLVKDAYTFWADTINATGGINVKGKKYPVEIVFFDDKSDKAESAKLVERMATVEKVDLILGGFGSDSVFAATPISEKYKYPMISGGASSNKLFERGFKYYFSTLGKATEEVRGCVEIATILNPKPKTAAIIGADVLFSALACEGYRSYLKKAGIEEVYWELFPISLDDYNSMMFKVKAKNPDMVLVGSHLKVALSVMKSLKEVDFAPKLVAFSYGPTVPDFVKSLGKDAEYVVAAAEWAPNMPYKDAVFGTAKQLNDNYFKRFQRYPDYVEVASIGGALVQQWCIEKLGLVPPLKEADRVKLMEELHNGDWNTVYGRIKFGADGANVDHPPIAVQVQNGKLTTVFPKDAAEQPVMYPAKPWKERK, from the coding sequence TCTTTATCGGCATTGTTGCAGGGTTTCTGGTGCCAAGTGTCTTGTGTGCCCAAAGCGCCAAATTCAGGATCGGGTGTGAGCTTCCCCTCACGGGCGTCTTTGGCAAGGATGGCAACCTGGTCAAAGACGCGTATACCTTCTGGGCAGACACAATAAATGCCACCGGCGGCATCAACGTAAAAGGGAAGAAGTACCCGGTGGAGATAGTTTTCTTTGATGACAAGAGTGATAAGGCTGAAAGCGCTAAGCTGGTGGAACGCATGGCAACAGTGGAAAAGGTAGATCTTATCCTTGGGGGATTCGGCAGTGATTCCGTATTTGCGGCCACACCTATCTCGGAAAAATACAAATATCCCATGATTTCCGGAGGCGCGAGCTCAAATAAGCTCTTCGAAAGAGGGTTTAAATACTATTTCTCGACGCTCGGCAAGGCGACCGAAGAGGTGAGGGGATGCGTAGAGATCGCCACCATCCTCAATCCAAAACCGAAAACGGCCGCCATCATCGGTGCGGACGTGCTCTTCTCCGCCCTTGCGTGCGAGGGTTACAGATCGTACCTGAAGAAGGCGGGAATAGAAGAGGTTTACTGGGAACTCTTTCCTATAAGTCTTGACGACTACAATTCCATGATGTTCAAGGTTAAGGCGAAAAATCCCGACATGGTACTGGTCGGCTCTCACCTGAAGGTCGCCCTGAGCGTGATGAAGTCATTAAAGGAAGTCGACTTTGCGCCGAAACTGGTTGCGTTCAGCTACGGCCCGACCGTTCCTGACTTTGTAAAGTCGCTGGGTAAGGATGCGGAATATGTGGTTGCTGCTGCCGAGTGGGCGCCCAACATGCCGTACAAGGATGCTGTTTTTGGTACCGCAAAACAGCTTAACGACAACTACTTTAAAAGATTCCAGAGATATCCCGATTATGTGGAAGTCGCGTCAATCGGCGGTGCTCTCGTTCAGCAATGGTGCATCGAGAAACTGGGACTGGTACCGCCGCTGAAAGAGGCCGACCGGGTGAAACTCATGGAAGAATTACACAACGGCGACTGGAACACTGTGTATGGTCGCATCAAGTTCGGTGCCGACGGCGCCAATGTTGACCATCCTCCCATCGCGGTTCAAGTCCAGAACGGGAAACTGACGACAGTTTTTCCTAAGGACGCTGCTGAACAGCCGGTGATGTACCCGGCAAAGCCCTGGAAGGAGAGAAAGTAA
- a CDS encoding branched-chain amino acid ABC transporter permease, with the protein MSLFVQALVTGLLMGGVYAAYSSGFSLIFGVMNIVNIFHGELIMIGAFSTYWMFSLYNIDPFLALPVSIVSVGVIGYIVQRVLINRVVEAPPMISYLCTFGVHLILSNLALLLWSADFRTVTTSYSGVGFGVGPITIPIARLVTFLIAIATTFGLYLFLEKARFGKAIRAASQDKEMARLLGIDIKKVYALTFGLGAAITGLAGGLLSTYFVIYPQMGLPYTIIAFCVVVLGGMGYIPGALLGGLLLGILQSLTATYLNSGLSVAITFILLFIILIAKPQGIVGKGIVE; encoded by the coding sequence ATGTCGCTCTTTGTTCAGGCCCTTGTCACGGGCCTTCTCATGGGGGGTGTCTACGCCGCGTATTCCAGCGGGTTCTCGCTTATCTTCGGCGTTATGAACATCGTTAACATCTTTCATGGCGAACTGATAATGATCGGCGCCTTCAGCACGTACTGGATGTTCTCGCTGTATAACATCGACCCTTTTCTCGCGCTACCGGTATCCATCGTGAGCGTTGGGGTTATAGGCTATATCGTTCAGAGAGTGCTCATCAACCGCGTGGTGGAGGCGCCACCCATGATTTCCTATCTCTGTACCTTCGGCGTCCATTTGATTCTTTCGAATCTCGCCCTGCTCCTCTGGAGCGCTGATTTCCGGACTGTCACCACGTCCTATTCCGGTGTAGGCTTTGGTGTGGGACCGATCACCATACCTATCGCCCGACTGGTGACATTTCTGATCGCAATAGCAACCACATTCGGTCTTTACCTCTTTCTGGAAAAGGCGCGTTTCGGCAAGGCAATACGGGCGGCAAGCCAGGACAAGGAGATGGCTCGACTTCTCGGCATCGACATCAAAAAGGTCTATGCCCTCACGTTTGGGCTCGGCGCGGCAATTACGGGATTGGCAGGCGGGCTTCTCTCGACCTATTTCGTCATCTATCCCCAGATGGGTCTTCCGTATACCATTATCGCTTTCTGTGTGGTTGTGCTTGGTGGGATGGGGTACATACCTGGTGCGCTTCTCGGGGGGCTCCTCCTCGGTATCTTACAGTCCCTGACCGCAACCTACCTCAACTCCGGACTATCCGTCGCCATCACTTTCATCCTCCTTTTTATCATCCTCATTGCGAAACCGCAGGGAATTGTCGGAAAGGGGATTGTGGAATGA